The sequence ATCCGCCCATCCTCCTGGCTCATCCGGACATGGGGCCACCGACGACCCCGTTCTGACCTCCCGGCCAGCCTCCTCCTCTGACCAGCCTCTCGCCACCCATCCCGCTCTCGGAATCGTTGCTCTCCCCAACCCCGCGTCCTACCTTGGCTTTCGCGTTCGCCTCCACGCCGGTGGTCCGGAGCGCGTTGCCGAAGGGGAAGCCCTTCGATCCGCTCGCGGTGCCGACTGCCGAGTTGTCGTTCTCCTGAGCGCGGCCGTCCCCGGAAGCTACCAGACAGCCTCCTCGTGGGCCGCGTGGAGAGAGGGTGGAAGCGGGCGAGATCGCGCGGAGCCGGTACGAAAGCCATCGTGAGTTAGCGGTGGGCGACGCGGCGTAGGGTATGCTGGCACTCGAAACACCGCGTCTCGCTCTCGGTACCATACAGTTACAAGCCACTTGCGCGAAGCACGAGGGGGGGGGCATTTGTCAATTGCATCCCATTGGGGATGGGTTTCCGTCATCTCGACAACGGCGGGTTCCTCCATGACGCTCGCCTTCTGCGCGGATCCACGGTTTCGCGCCCACGTTGAGGTACTCACGCCTCCTCTCGCCGTGACGGACGATTGGGATACTTTCGAGCACACTGCGCACCGGGCCGCCACCCTCATCGTGGTGACCGAATCACTTCGCGATTGGTCCCATTTGGACTCCATGCGGCGGCTCAGGGCGAGACTGCCCGGGGTCCCCTGGATACTCCTTACAGGCCGGAGCGAGAGGAATCTTCTCGAACTTCGGCGGTTCGAGGTCGAGGAAGTTGTCTTTACGACCGAACTCGAACGTCTGGAGGGTGCGATCCGCGGCGTCCGTGTCCGGAAAGTACGCTCGACTCTTGCGAAGTTCGTGAGCGAGCACGAGGGATTCACGCGATACAAGAAGAGACTTCTTCGAGCCCTTTTCGAGGCCAATGAGCCGCCCAGGAGCTGCTCCGAGTGGGGTAAACTCGCGCACGTTGCGCCGGATACGGTCAAGTATCACTTCAGACATGTGAAGGACCGGGGCGGTCCACCGGCTTCATTCCTCCTAAACGCCAACCTGGTTCTCGCCGCTCTCGAGTCGGCGCCGGCCGCCCGCTCTTGGAGCGAACTTTCCGCTGTCGTGAATGTCGATTCTCGGCGGCTTCATCGGGCCGGGACCATGCTCACGCAGAACGCAGGGCAATCTCCCGCGGCACCGTTGCCCTCCATCCAACAGGTGGCGAAGGGCCTCGGGCAGTCGCTCAGCAGCGCGCCGTAAACGGCTCGTTCGGTTGCGGGTCGAATTCACTACACGATTCGGTCGGAACGGCTACACGACCTGGTTTGGAGAATCTGGGCGGAAGTTCAAGATTGGTAGCGGACCTCCATGAGGTCCGCCCGAGAGTCTTCGGCGCGCACCAGCTCAGCCGCCTGCCTTCGCCAAGCTTCACCGGCGATGAAAGCAGGCCCGCATTCCGAGACCTGTTAGGGCCCAGTATCAGCTCCTGCTGCGGAGGGAGTTGGCCATGGAGAAAGCGTCGTCGACGGTATGTGCAATGACAGTAATCACCATCTGCGCCGTCCTTCTCGTGGGAGTTCTTCTGAGGCGGGAGTTCTTCGGGGACGCGGAGGTGGGCATCGCGCCAGGCGCCCCCGAGTACGTCGAGGGTTGGGAGGATATGCTTGGCGAAAAGCTCACGGTCGCCTCATCAGCGGGCACGGCGCAAGTCTTCGCGTTTTTGGGTTTCCAGTGCCCGTATTGCCCCGACTTCCACGAGAATACCTTGTGGGCCCTCGAGGAAGAGTTTGGTGATGCATTGAAGGTCACCTTTCTCCACCTGCCGTTGGACATTCATCCCTTCGCGGACGCTGCGGCGATTGCAGCAGGGTGCACCGCCGAACAGGGGCAGTTCAGACAGTTCGCGGACGCCTCGTTCGCGATGCAGGATTCGATAGGCGTTCAGGACTGGATCGCACTTGCGAATGATGCAGGAATTCCCGACGTCACAATTCACACAGAATGCATGCATCTTGTGCCGGATGCGCTAACGTAGTGTAGGAGCGAGCTCGGTAGGACTTGAAAGGGTGGACAGGGGTGCCGCGTCGCCCGCAACGGGCATCCCGCTCTTGTTGACAGGTATATCAAAGGCCTGCTCATTCTCATGCACCGTACTCTCGCGGAGGCAATCTCACAATGACAAAGCACACTCGCCTTAAGATCATCGCGTTTGCCGCCCTGGCGCTGGCATCCGGGGCGTACTCGAACCTCTTGGGCTCACCCCCCCGGTTAGAGGGCGAATTCGATCTATGCTGGGTTGCGTGCCCCGATAATGTGACGAAACAGGCTGCGTGCGAAGAACAATCCGGAGCTTGGAACGGTTCTCCTTGCTGGCATTCATGCTCGGGACCCGAAGGATGGCGGCCGATCGGCATTACCTGTATCTACGTAGGATGACGACTCACCGCCCTTAGATGGCCGAGGCGCCCTGTCCACCCACACTTTGTTTGAGCGGTCGTGACGCTGTGCATACGCGGCAGTGACACTCACCTTCATTGAGGTAACAGACGATGATCGACCGCCTCGCTTCCATTGCGCTTATTGTCGCAGCCCTAGTTTTTTCAGTCACGCTGATACACGGCGAATTCTTTTCTGCAGCGACCCGCACTGACCTGTATCAGCCCAAATACATTGAGGAATGGTCATCCGCGCTTGGCGCCTCTGTGAATTCTGCCAGTCCGGACGCGCCTGTACAAATTATGGCCTTTGTCGACTATCAATGCCCCGCTTGCGCTGTCGCCGATTCTGTGATCCGCCAACTCAGACGGGCATATCCCACAGAGGTCGCAGTTCATTACTTACATTATCCCTTGCCGGCTCACCCGCAAGCGCGAGTGGCCGCCCTTGCCGTCGAGTGCGCCATGGAATTCCAGCGCTTTGATGAGATGGCTCACATTCTTTACAGCGGCCAGGAATGGTTCGGCGTAAAGCGTTGGGATGAGTATGCCGATGACGCCGGAATCGCAGACATAGCACAATTTAATGTTTGCATGGCGGAGGCAGGCCACATTGCTCGTATTGAGGCAGGTCTTCGTTGGGGAGAGACGTTTGCAGTTTTAGGTACTCCTACGCTGGTCATAAACGGGTGGATGTTTTTCGGAGGGCTTACCTATGAGCAGCTCGATACTCTGGTTTCAGCGGTACGCTCGGAAGAATTGCGCTCAGATCTGTCGCCCGAAGACGTGTCGGCCATTGTTGGCCACTCGTTTCGCGGTCCCACTTCCGCCATGTAGGGATGACTTTGGGCTTCCGAGCACCACTTTCCTAAGCAATTCTACGCACTTGCTGACGCGTCTTGCTTTCGTTGGGCTCACTTGCTCGGGGTCACTCGGCTATTTCTTCGCTTCCGTCCATGCTCAAGATCGCTCCAGCTCAACGTGGGCACTCGATATTGATTGGCGTATCGGGGGACGCTCTGACGCCGCTTATGAGGTGTTTGGTGGATTCCCGTTGAATCTGACCATCGGACCGCACGGCGAAGTCCTAGTGGCTGATCCTCAGCTGGGCCATATTCATATGTTTGATTCCTCCGGGCGCTTTGTGCGCGCTATTGGCTCCCGAGGCGAGGGACCGGGTGAGTTTGACGTTCCGCTCGCCATGGGCTGGGACGCCAATAGCCACCTGTGGGTGTCCGATGCGCGAGGCTATTACCATGTTTTTGATTCCACAGGTGTACCGGTCGAAAGCCACTCCCACGGCTTTGTCACTCCAGCCCGAATCACAGGCCAGGGCGCATTTGACGCCGAGGGCAACTTCTTGGATGAAACTGAACTCCGTCCTCAGGGGTCCTCACGGATAACCGTCGCTCTCATCAGGGTAGCACC comes from Gemmatimonadota bacterium and encodes:
- a CDS encoding thioredoxin domain-containing protein; the encoded protein is MEKASSTVCAMTVITICAVLLVGVLLRREFFGDAEVGIAPGAPEYVEGWEDMLGEKLTVASSAGTAQVFAFLGFQCPYCPDFHENTLWALEEEFGDALKVTFLHLPLDIHPFADAAAIAAGCTAEQGQFRQFADASFAMQDSIGVQDWIALANDAGIPDVTIHTECMHLVPDALT
- a CDS encoding thioredoxin domain-containing protein, translated to MIDRLASIALIVAALVFSVTLIHGEFFSAATRTDLYQPKYIEEWSSALGASVNSASPDAPVQIMAFVDYQCPACAVADSVIRQLRRAYPTEVAVHYLHYPLPAHPQARVAALAVECAMEFQRFDEMAHILYSGQEWFGVKRWDEYADDAGIADIAQFNVCMAEAGHIARIEAGLRWGETFAVLGTPTLVINGWMFFGGLTYEQLDTLVSAVRSEELRSDLSPEDVSAIVGHSFRGPTSAM